TACGCCAAGTACCGTCGCAAAATCCGTAAGAATGATTAGGAGGTGACTGCGATGAGAGAAGTTTGTATTGTCGGAGTCGGAATGAGCCAGTGGGGCGAAGTCTGGAAGAAGTCGCTGCGTGATCTTCACACTGACGCGGCCCTGGCCGCGGTCAAATATGCCGGAGTCGATCATCTTGACAGTCTTTATGTCGGGTGTATGTCCGGCGGTTTGTTTGTCGGACAGGAACATCTCGGTTCCATGCTGACCGATTACATGGGCATGCGTGGTCTTCCGGCCATGCGTGTCGAGTCGGCGTGCGCATCGGGCGGTATGGCAGTCCGCGCGGCTTACATCGAGGTAGCCTCGGGAACATCCGATATCGTCATGGCCTCCGGTGTGGAGAAGATGACGGATGTTTCCGGTGATGACGCTACCTATGCGCTGGCGACGGCTGCTGATCAGGAATTTGAGGTTTTCAACGGCGCTACCTTCCCGGGCTTGTATGCCATGATGGCGCACGCGCACATGGCCAAGTATGGGACGACACGTGAGATGCTTTCGGCGGTCGCGGTGAAGAACCACAAAAACGGCGCCAAGAATCCGGTGGCGCAGTATCCGTTTGAGATAACGATGGAAGGTGTGGCGAAGTCGGTGATGATTGCCGATCCGCTTCACATTCTGGATTGCTCGCCGATTACCGATGGCGCGGCGGCTGTTATTGTTACGACGGTCGATATCGCCAAAAAGCTCGGCAAGCCATATATCAAGATAACCGGTTCCGGTGTCGGTACGGATACGA
The Candidatus Zixiibacteriota bacterium DNA segment above includes these coding regions:
- a CDS encoding thiolase domain-containing protein, with product MREVCIVGVGMSQWGEVWKKSLRDLHTDAALAAVKYAGVDHLDSLYVGCMSGGLFVGQEHLGSMLTDYMGMRGLPAMRVESACASGGMAVRAAYIEVASGTSDIVMASGVEKMTDVSGDDATYALATAADQEFEVFNGATFPGLYAMMAHAHMAKYGTTREMLSAVAVKNHKNGAKNPVAQYPFEITMEGVAKSVMIADPLHILDCSPITDGAAAVIVTTVDIAKKLGKPYIKITGSGVGTDTIQLAQRDDMTTIKAATIAAGKALKMAGKKIGDINFAEVHDCFTIAEIVVAESIGKYAPGKAGAAILAGETAIEGKFPMNSSGGLKSKGHPVGATGVAQVIEVYKQLTGQAESGRQIPGNPKVGMTQNMGGSGGSSVVHIMEVA